A genomic segment from Halobacteriovorax sp. HLS encodes:
- a CDS encoding GMC oxidoreductase, giving the protein MDSYDFIIVGSGFGGSVSACRLTQKNYKVALLEKGRDYRSKSKFPKTNWDIYNYLWAPIIRCFGIQSITVLKNLLVLHGVGVGGGSLVYANTLLRPAKKIFNSSFWPSNLDWNTELDHHYNTASKMLGVTKNPKLHAGEKILEELSKELNCHHTFEETNIGVYFDGEQGVDQDDPYFSGDGPKRRSCTSCGSCMIGCPEGAKNTLDKNYLHFASKWGADIFAETTVDKIEKVDDEYVVTTFNTCGIFRKKRVFKAKKVILSAGVMGTLDILYRNKLVHKTLPDISNRLGEVVRTNGESLLGVTSKKYRGDLSEGVAIGAQIRPDEHTKIEAVRYPKGSDFMKLLTVPLTESGSRLSRPFKMIRSLVQNFIPFSKILLSRDWASNSVILLVMQSLDSKMSLRFGRTMFRGFTKGLIGDMGDEVMETSIPVAQESAKIIAKNIDGQALNCSLEVAAGSIATAHVLGGAVMAQTVDTGVVDTNHEVFGYNGLYICDASVIPANLAVNPSLTICALAERFSSQFEMIGHSKREIKFSTLEA; this is encoded by the coding sequence ATGGATAGCTATGATTTTATCATTGTAGGTAGTGGTTTTGGCGGCTCGGTTAGTGCTTGTAGACTCACGCAGAAGAACTACAAAGTTGCGCTCTTAGAAAAAGGGCGTGATTACAGATCGAAGTCAAAATTTCCAAAAACTAACTGGGATATATATAACTATCTTTGGGCACCTATTATTAGATGTTTTGGAATTCAATCCATTACAGTTTTAAAGAATCTCTTGGTTCTTCATGGAGTAGGAGTTGGAGGGGGAAGCTTAGTTTACGCAAATACTTTGCTACGTCCTGCTAAGAAGATTTTCAACAGTTCATTTTGGCCTTCTAACTTAGATTGGAATACTGAACTAGATCATCACTATAATACGGCCTCTAAAATGTTAGGTGTTACTAAGAACCCTAAACTTCATGCAGGTGAAAAAATACTAGAAGAACTTTCAAAAGAACTCAACTGTCATCACACATTTGAAGAAACAAATATTGGAGTTTACTTCGATGGTGAGCAGGGAGTAGATCAGGATGACCCATACTTTAGCGGCGATGGCCCTAAAAGAAGATCATGTACAAGTTGTGGAAGTTGTATGATTGGTTGTCCTGAGGGAGCAAAGAATACTCTAGATAAGAATTATCTTCACTTTGCAAGTAAGTGGGGGGCAGATATCTTTGCTGAGACTACTGTAGATAAAATTGAAAAAGTTGATGATGAATATGTCGTTACAACTTTCAATACCTGTGGAATATTTAGAAAGAAGAGAGTCTTTAAAGCAAAGAAAGTTATTCTAAGTGCCGGAGTAATGGGAACGTTAGATATTCTCTATCGAAATAAGCTCGTTCATAAAACTCTTCCAGATATCTCAAATAGACTAGGTGAAGTGGTAAGAACTAATGGCGAGAGTCTATTGGGGGTTACCAGTAAGAAGTATAGAGGGGATTTATCTGAAGGTGTTGCCATTGGAGCTCAAATCAGACCAGATGAACACACAAAGATTGAAGCTGTTCGCTATCCTAAAGGAAGTGACTTTATGAAGCTTTTGACAGTACCTCTAACCGAAAGTGGTTCTCGTCTTTCTAGACCCTTTAAGATGATAAGAAGTTTAGTTCAAAACTTTATCCCCTTTTCAAAAATACTCCTAAGTAGAGATTGGGCATCAAACTCTGTTATTCTCTTAGTTATGCAGTCTCTTGATTCAAAGATGTCATTACGCTTTGGTAGAACTATGTTTAGAGGATTCACTAAGGGATTAATTGGAGATATGGGAGACGAGGTTATGGAGACATCAATCCCTGTTGCACAAGAAAGTGCAAAGATCATAGCGAAGAATATTGATGGGCAGGCCCTTAACTGTAGTTTGGAAGTGGCCGCTGGAAGTATTGCAACGGCCCATGTGCTAGGCGGAGCAGTGATGGCCCAAACAGTAGACACTGGAGTGGTGGATACTAATCACGAAGTTTTTGGATATAATGGTTTATATATTTGTGATGCGAGTGTTATACCTGCAAATCTCGCAGTTAACCCCTCCCTTACAATTTGTGCTTTAGCAGAGAGGTTTTCATCTCAATTTGAAATGATAGGCCATAGCAAAAGAGAAATTAAATTTAGTACTTTAGAGGCATAA
- a CDS encoding biosynthetic peptidoglycan transglycosylase encodes MKKRILLPLLSIFVLLIIVALYIFKIPFGDIGKLEKQYVKVELTKDKKSPVEYSIVEKMPKGWVQLKDISPHAVKAIMLSEDWFFYGHDGVDLSQVKEAALDGIKGEKLRGASTISQQVTKNLFLSNDRTVQRKFRELLITLYLEKKVSKDKILEIYLNIIQYGKSLYGIKAASKKYFKKSPKNLNAYEGAFLAMLLPSPVRYGQSYKDRKLTKFAKETMDNIIDKMVLAKVLTKEEGAREKKRRLSFTRSKSKVKGLGNMQKIKSHDDGRNWEKRYEYDPDLAVKEDFKYDPDAINEDDLNVKEEFTVE; translated from the coding sequence ATGAAAAAGAGAATTCTACTACCACTATTATCAATTTTTGTACTGCTCATTATTGTGGCCCTATATATTTTCAAAATTCCTTTTGGTGATATAGGTAAGCTTGAAAAGCAGTATGTTAAAGTTGAATTAACCAAGGATAAGAAATCTCCAGTTGAATATTCAATTGTAGAAAAGATGCCTAAGGGTTGGGTTCAATTAAAAGATATCTCTCCTCATGCTGTTAAGGCCATTATGTTAAGTGAAGATTGGTTTTTCTATGGTCACGATGGGGTTGATCTCTCTCAAGTTAAAGAAGCTGCATTAGATGGAATAAAAGGTGAGAAACTCAGAGGTGCAAGTACTATTTCTCAACAAGTGACAAAGAACTTATTCTTAAGTAACGATAGAACAGTTCAAAGAAAGTTTAGAGAGCTTTTAATTACTCTCTACCTTGAGAAGAAAGTGTCTAAAGACAAAATTTTAGAAATATATCTCAATATTATTCAATACGGAAAGTCCCTTTATGGAATTAAGGCCGCTTCTAAGAAATACTTTAAAAAGTCTCCAAAGAACTTAAATGCCTATGAAGGAGCATTCTTAGCTATGTTACTTCCTAGTCCTGTTCGTTATGGTCAGTCTTATAAGGATCGTAAATTAACAAAATTTGCCAAAGAAACTATGGATAATATTATTGATAAAATGGTTTTGGCAAAAGTCCTTACTAAAGAAGAAGGGGCAAGGGAAAAAAAGCGCAGGCTTTCTTTTACAAGATCAAAATCTAAAGTTAAAGGTCTTGGAAATATGCAGAAAATTAAGAGTCACGATGATGGGAGAAATTGGGAGAAACGTTATGAATATGATCCTGATCTTGCCGTAAAAGAAGACTTCAAATATGACCCTGACGCTATTAATGAAGATGATTTAAATGTTAAAGAAGAGTTCACTGTTGAATAG